The DNA region CCTGCCAGTTTTGTCAAGGCCGTTTGCAGCGGCGCGGGCTCTCGCGCATTTTTCGTCTCGGCAACGATTTCGCCCGCGCGTTTCGCGAATTCCCCGGGGTCGAGTATGTCCAGCGCAGCGATACTATCGAGCGCCTGTCGCGATACCAGTTCTTCCAGCGACGAAACGTGCAACGTCCCGGAAGCGTTTTGCGCCGCCGCGTCGTGCAGTATTCGCCGGTGCTTGGCATCCCGTTCGTTGACGCTGTAATCGAACATCGCACAGTCGCCGGCGGTGAGCAGCTTGCCCCCGTTCTTCACGAATTCCGTAATCGCCCCGATGTGATGCTCTTCCATGTATTTCACGTTCGGGACTATCAGGACGCGATACGCTCGAAGCGCCGACGCCACAAGGTGCGACTTGGAAAGTGCAGCGAACGGTATATGCGCCGAATACAGTTCTTGCGCTGTCGCGAGCGCCTGGCGCAGGTGCTCTTTGTTGTTATACCGAAGTTCATCGTACGCGAGGACCAGCCCTACCGGCGCAACCAACGAGAACCGTTCGAGGACGTCGCCGTTCGCCTCGAAAAAGTTCCTCCATTTCCGGCGGATTTCGGGATGCTGCATGTCCGGCTGCACAAACGCGCCGCCACCGCCTGCCGCGCATTCCGCGAAGCCAAGATCGATTTGTTGCGGCGTCGCCGCGTAACCGTGCACGACGGGACGGATGCCCAGCATCAGCGACTGGTTGTATTGGAGCGAGTAGCCGAAGGGTACATCCGCCCCGAACAGTCCCGACGGATGCGCCTCCTCGAACATCACCCACTGTGTCGCGGGCTTCCACACTTCAATGTCCTTACCGCTCTGTGCGCGCCCCGCTGCGCCCCTGACGCGCGAGATTGCCCCCCAGTTCGCGACTGCAATGAACTCCAGATTGTGCGCGTGCGCTGCGGCCTGGATGCGATCGAGGTAGTTTCGCATGGATTCCTGCCAGAACAGGTGGGTCGCCGCGTCGCGGAACGTACCCTGCGCGTCCCCTTGCCACAGCGGCTGAATCGCGCCCATGGAGTGGTCATCGCCTAAGAGCGCCTCGGCGTGCTTGCCGCGGTAACGCCGTTTGAGGAATTCGGCAAATCGCCGCGCACACTCGTCGTGATGGCATTCGACGATGCAGTCGTCCACGAACACGCCGTCGTATCCACACTCCGCCACAAGCCGGACGACGGCCTCGTGGTACCGGCTCCAAGCCGGTTCATTCACGCACGGTCTATAAAGCCAAAGCGGGTAGTTCGGCTCGGGGGCCCAGGCGCCGAACGACTGACGCTCGCGCTGCATCCAGCGAATCGGGTCACGCGAGGGTTTGCCACCGATTCCGAGGGACGCATAGTCGTCCCAATGGTCGTAGAACGACCAGAACCCCTGGCGGCTCGTGTGATCTCCGCCAATAATGGCGGGGTTTATGTAGCAGACAACCCGCTGAACGCCGGCCGCGTGCAACTCGTGAATGAACGTACGAATCCTGTTGCGCCGTTGGCGTATCGTCTCAACGGGGACCAGTTCGGGCTTGAATCCGCTGTAGTCTGCGGTTGGGCCGAACACGCTGTTGAGCGGCAATACATGCCCAAGGTGCAATACACTGGGAGGCGCTTCGCGAACCGATTGCAGAAACCCGGGATCGTCCATTACATTGGCCGAAACCGCTGTTACGTATGTCATCGGGGCCGTCGTAACCGCAGGCCCCGAGGCATATGCGAACGACGATAGTGCCGCCACGAATGCGGCCCGGCGGACAGACCGGTGTCCAAATTGGAAACCGTACCTGCGCGCACGCGCAGTGCGATTATTGCCGTACAACGGGCTCAATCCTTCCTTCGGTTACGCGGACCAATTGGGCCAGTAGAGGTTGCGCGCGCTCGGCATTCATGTAGGTACAAAGCAGCACATCGGGCTCAACTTCTACGATGCATCCCATCCCCCAAACGGGATAATCGATGATCGTACCCGCGTCCCAGTTAAGTCCATCATCCCGGCTGACGTTGATTGCGTATTGCGGATAGCGGTGCGCGCAGACAATGGCGCCGGAATGCGTGCGCGCGATGGATTGCGCGTAGCCGGGGAACGTCGTGCGCGCCGCGGCGTCCCACGAGGCTCCTGCGTCGTTAGACCAGCACTGCCACATCGTCTCGCTGTATACAGGCCGCACCAGCACGGTGACAGTGTCGCCCATCACGACCGCGGACGGTTCCGTCAGATCAAGCGAGCCGGAAATCGTCCCGCGTTTGGCGTCGGTCCACGAGGGCCAGTCGATGTCAATCGGGGCGGACCACGTGGCGCCACGGTCGACGCTGCGAATTACGAATGCCTTTGCGTGCGTTGCGCTCCACGTGCGTACGTCGGTGAACACGGCGCCGTCCTCTTTAGCGCCGCCAAGCAGGAAGCGCAGCCACACACCGCCTTGCGTAACATGTACCGGTCCGTACGGAACGAGGTTCTTTGGAATGCTGGGCCACTCCGTCGCAACCTGTGACGGAATCGGTTCCGTCCATGTAACGCCGTAGTCGTTCGAACTCGCCATTGCAATTTCGGGTACCGGTTTCTGAACGGCCTCTTGCGGTCGATAGACCATTACGTGCAGCGCGTCGCCCGCATGAAACAGTGCGGACCCATAGTCGCCCACGTCACCGAGCGTGCCCGGCAACGTCTCGATTGCGCCCCACGTGCGCCCTTTGTCTTTTGAGCGCACAAGTTTGTTTGCCTGCGCCAGGATGACGTCGCCATTTGGTGCGACGCAACCACTCGGCATCCCTTGGCTGTCCAGACCCACCGTGAAGTTGTGCGATGGAATCGGATCCTGTTTCCACGCGTCCGCAGGGGCCGGTTCGCCCGAAACATACAAATTGCGAAACGCATACCAGCCGTAACCCGCGAATCCGACGTATCCGCGATCGAAACGATCGTCCGACACATCCAGCGCGTTGCGGCCATCCACCCAAACGCGGATACGCGGACCGATCGCCTCGACACGCACGTGGTACCACCGATCCGTTTCGCTCGGAACGCCGGGGACATACGCGAACGCAATGTTTCGCTGATAGGCGTCTCCCTCCACCGCGGCGAGACCCGCCCAGAAATGTTTGGCGCGGAGTTGCTGCCCTCCCCAAGGGAAGTGAACATAGTAGAAATGGTTCGAGTCCCGTGCGCGCAGGATGAGACCTGCGTTACCTGTACCGGTCTCGCGGTAGCTTCCGTTATAGTCGAACTCGATGGTAACGTCGCCAAATTGCTCCTTCGTATAGAACGCGCGGCTGTGCAGGTTGCGCGCGTCGGGCGGGCGAATTGCGCCGTCCTCGCTTTCGCTCCACGGATCGCCGGACACGCTCCACCCCTCCCCGCTCGCCCAGGAAATCCGTTTCTCGGATTGTGGCCCTCCGGCCTGTTCACGAAGCCATTGCGCCGTGCGCAGCACCGCCTCCGGTTCGTTATCGATCGTCAAATAGACGACACCGTGAATCTGTTTGCCGCGCGCCATCGAGAGCGCCGTCTCGTTCGACTGTTGCAGGAGGTCCGCGGGGATCGGCCGGCCGTCGCCGTAGTCGTGCAAGTAGAGGCCGACAACGATAGGTTTGTCGGGCCACTGCGCCGCGCAGTACGCGACGTTTTCCGCAAGCTGCGGCAAATCGCGCGCGTGCCATGTCCACAAGTTGATTACATCGAGTTCGCGCACGTACGCGTCGAGCATCGGATCGCGCAGGTTCATGCTGTAAACCACGCCCCAAATTCGGATGCGCTCATTGTCCGAGCCAAGTTGTTCGCGGATCGCGCGGATATGTTCCGGTTTCAGCCCCGCGCCGATAGCGACAGTGCTCATATCGTCGAGCAGAATCCCTTCGATGGCCGGATGTTGTGCCGCAAGCCGTTTGATACGCGCAATCGAATCGGAATAGTCGAATGGCGCGGAGCCGCCCACCGCGGGCGCAATTTCCCATACGATTCGCCGCGCGTCGCGCACACCGGCCATTTCGCGATCGGCGGATTCATCAGAACTCGGCAGGCCGTGACCCGCCATGATTACATTCGGCGCTCCAAGAATACGCGCTCGCTCCATCGGGCTTGCCTGCGCGAAGGAAACCGCCGTGTGCCGGCCCTCGCGTGCCATCTCCGGGTTACCCCAAACCCATACCGAATCGCGGAACGAATCGTCCGCGAACACAACGAGGCCCGCCGCCATCAGCAGCACGGTCGTAACTCGAATCATACCCGCACCTCCAGCAGTTTTAGTGACTGGCGCAAATTCCGGCCACTTAGTGTCGCGTATACACGATAAACACGGCCCCCGGCTTCTCGTTGAGCGTCACCGGCAGCCCTCGTTCCATCAGCGTTTTACCGTCGTAGTCTCTTCCGGCGTCCGCGCGGTTGGGCTCCCCAATTCGGTATGTTGCATCCGGGTCGAGCCCGTGCAGCGGCAAGCGCGCGGATTCGTACACGCTGTCCGCGCGCCGAAACACCTGCACAGCGCCTTCCCCAACATCCGGCCGATTGAACTGCCACGCAATCCACTGATTGTTGTCGAGCGAATACTCCGTGATGGGATAGAAGTCGCCGAGATAATTGGGTGCGATCGCTCTCCACTCATCGACGACACGTCCGATAGTGGGCCAATCGATCGAATCGTCCCGCTGGTCCCAGCACGCCGTAAAGCTGGGGCACAACGTGCTCTTGATCAGGTACGGATCGGTCTTCGACGTACCCGTACCATAGAAAGGAAACCAGGGCGACAGCGCGAATGTGTGGCACTGGTTGCCGACGGGTTCCATGATGTAGTCGCTGCGTAACAACGGCACCGCGCGCCGCAAGGTCTCGAGATCGTTGCGGCGCCCTCCGCTTGCGCACGAGTCAATCAACATGTCCGGATGCCGGTTCCGCAGGTCGTCCCAATATGCGAGGTATCCCTCGACGTGACGAATCTCGGTGATGCCTTGACGGTCCTCGGCGTCATTTGCGCGCCAAAACGACAGCGGGTCCATGTTGAAATCCTGGCGGTAGAGATCGATGCCCTCGCTCTTGATGAGTCCATGTACATGGTCCGTTAACCACGCGCGCGCATCGGGCATGCCCAGGTTCAACAATCCGCCCTTCGCGCCGCCGTGAATCCATTCCGGATGCGTCGTGGCCAACCACGTGCCCTCGGTCACACGCTCGGGTTCAAACCACACGATTATGTCAACATTGCGCGCGTGTGCGTAGTCGCTGATTGGGCGCAGCCCGCCGGGAAAACGGTCGGTGTCCACTTCCCACGTGCCGGTGTTTGGCCAGCCGGTTTTGTTCCAGTACCAACCTGCGTCCATCCACCAATAGTCGAGCTTCATGCCGCGTTCAAGATACTTGTCGATAAAAAGTTTTTGGCTGTCGGAGTTCGCATGAATCATCTCGCCGAACTGGTGTGAACTGCACGCATTCAGTTGTGGGACCGGCGGGAGCTTTCCGCCCGGCCGCGGCAGATTGTGCGCAAGCATCCACGCGCGCCACACGTTCTGCGCGTGCCAGCGGTCGCCGTGGTAGAACTGCAACACGATCATCGGCGTGCGCACTTCCTCGCCCGGAAGCAGTTTGAAGTGGGTCAGTTCCTGACCGGCCCTCAATTGCAGTCCGTTGCCCGCGTCGCGTTGGAACTGCGCCGACCATTGGCCCGCCCAACTGACGACGGCAATCAACCCTTGATTGCCGAAGTTGAGGTTCCAATACGGGAATGCGATTTGCGTTGGCCGTCCGCCGGTATTGGCGATACGCATGTCCGAGCCAGGTTTCAACGTTTCGACCAGCGGCTCGTAACTGTCCGCGGTGCAGTTGTCGCCTTTGTTATAGTACAAGGCGAATTCGCTGCCGGCGCCGCGTTCAAATCGCGTGTCGATGGCGCGGATGTCGCTGAGAATTGGAGAATCGGTTTTTGACGTATTTCTGAAATACAGCATCCACTCCACCGTCGGGAAGTCACGGTACTCGATGCCTTCGCATCGCACCTCAAGGCCCGTATTCGGATCGCTGTACCGTAGCCTGTGTCGCGTGCGTTGATTGTCGATGCGTTCTGAACTCCGCTTCAGCTTCCACTTCGGCATCGATTCATGCGACGGCACGCCGCCGTACACGAACGAGAAAAAGGGGTCCGTCGAATACGGGGCGCGGCCAGCGCCTTCGATTGGCAAGTCCCCGAGCCACACGTCGGAACCGTCGATTAACGTGACCCGTGCGTCGGCCCAGTCGGCCTGATCGCACGATATGCCATCTTGCGCGTCGCCGACTTCGAGCCAGAATTCCGTCGCGCCTTCAAGGTCGACGCTTACGTCCTTGCCCGGCATGCCTTCGCGCATGACGCCCGATTTCCATGCTTCACGGTCGCCCACGCGGACCAAAAACTCGATGCTCCCGCGCCCGCCGGCGGTCTGGTCGTTCGAGTCAACCCCAGCTACCGCTTCGAATGTTTTGCCCGGTTTGGGCAGACGAACCCGAAGCCTGCTGACGGCATGGCAGTATAGCCCTCGCGTGTATTGCTTCCCGGCGATGTTCATCTGCTTACCCGCGCGGCCGTTCGGTTGGACGGGATCGTTATTCGCATGCACAACGATAGATGGCGCGGATTCCACCACGAGTTGTTCGCCCTTGAATTTCGCCTGGACCCAGAGCGATGCGTCCTGAAGTTCATTCGATGTAGGCGCAGCCGCGTACAATGGTGGGCAGACCGCTGCCAGCATGACAAGAAATCGCATCGTCGGACCTCCCCCGTCACTCCCCCCGTTTTCAACGTCTTATCCTACGCCCAACGAAACGTACAAACGAATACGCAACCGGCGTTCGACGCAGCGTGCACCCACACCACATTGCATTCGTGCAGGGGAGTATGGTTCACTGCGCGCGGGATGCATTCCGAGGGGTGAGTTCGTGTGGGAGACTGTGGCATGCGTTGGATAGCGCGGGCCGTTCTAGTTCTGTACATCGTGTCAGGCG from Candidatus Hydrogenedentota bacterium includes:
- a CDS encoding DUF1080 domain-containing protein, translating into MIRVTTVLLMAAGLVVFADDSFRDSVWVWGNPEMAREGRHTAVSFAQASPMERARILGAPNVIMAGHGLPSSDESADREMAGVRDARRIVWEIAPAVGGSAPFDYSDSIARIKRLAAQHPAIEGILLDDMSTVAIGAGLKPEHIRAIREQLGSDNERIRIWGVVYSMNLRDPMLDAYVRELDVINLWTWHARDLPQLAENVAYCAAQWPDKPIVVGLYLHDYGDGRPIPADLLQQSNETALSMARGKQIHGVVYLTIDNEPEAVLRTAQWLREQAGGPQSEKRISWASGEGWSVSGDPWSESEDGAIRPPDARNLHSRAFYTKEQFGDVTIEFDYNGSYRETGTGNAGLILRARDSNHFYYVHFPWGGQQLRAKHFWAGLAAVEGDAYQRNIAFAYVPGVPSETDRWYHVRVEAIGPRIRVWVDGRNALDVSDDRFDRGYVGFAGYGWYAFRNLYVSGEPAPADAWKQDPIPSHNFTVGLDSQGMPSGCVAPNGDVILAQANKLVRSKDKGRTWGAIETLPGTLGDVGDYGSALFHAGDALHVMVYRPQEAVQKPVPEIAMASSNDYGVTWTEPIPSQVATEWPSIPKNLVPYGPVHVTQGGVWLRFLLGGAKEDGAVFTDVRTWSATHAKAFVIRSVDRGATWSAPIDIDWPSWTDAKRGTISGSLDLTEPSAVVMGDTVTVLVRPVYSETMWQCWSNDAGASWDAAARTTFPGYAQSIARTHSGAIVCAHRYPQYAINVSRDDGLNWDAGTIIDYPVWGMGCIVEVEPDVLLCTYMNAERAQPLLAQLVRVTEGRIEPVVRQ
- a CDS encoding NPCBM/NEW2 domain-containing protein, translating into MRFLVMLAAVCPPLYAAAPTSNELQDASLWVQAKFKGEQLVVESAPSIVVHANNDPVQPNGRAGKQMNIAGKQYTRGLYCHAVSRLRVRLPKPGKTFEAVAGVDSNDQTAGGRGSIEFLVRVGDREAWKSGVMREGMPGKDVSVDLEGATEFWLEVGDAQDGISCDQADWADARVTLIDGSDVWLGDLPIEGAGRAPYSTDPFFSFVYGGVPSHESMPKWKLKRSSERIDNQRTRHRLRYSDPNTGLEVRCEGIEYRDFPTVEWMLYFRNTSKTDSPILSDIRAIDTRFERGAGSEFALYYNKGDNCTADSYEPLVETLKPGSDMRIANTGGRPTQIAFPYWNLNFGNQGLIAVVSWAGQWSAQFQRDAGNGLQLRAGQELTHFKLLPGEEVRTPMIVLQFYHGDRWHAQNVWRAWMLAHNLPRPGGKLPPVPQLNACSSHQFGEMIHANSDSQKLFIDKYLERGMKLDYWWMDAGWYWNKTGWPNTGTWEVDTDRFPGGLRPISDYAHARNVDIIVWFEPERVTEGTWLATTHPEWIHGGAKGGLLNLGMPDARAWLTDHVHGLIKSEGIDLYRQDFNMDPLSFWRANDAEDRQGITEIRHVEGYLAYWDDLRNRHPDMLIDSCASGGRRNDLETLRRAVPLLRSDYIMEPVGNQCHTFALSPWFPFYGTGTSKTDPYLIKSTLCPSFTACWDQRDDSIDWPTIGRVVDEWRAIAPNYLGDFYPITEYSLDNNQWIAWQFNRPDVGEGAVQVFRRADSVYESARLPLHGLDPDATYRIGEPNRADAGRDYDGKTLMERGLPVTLNEKPGAVFIVYTRH